The following coding sequences are from one Acidimicrobiia bacterium window:
- a CDS encoding aldehyde dehydrogenase family protein yields the protein MADWSDHEWKLLIGGELVDGGNGTSAIVNPATEAVVGLAPEASVDQALDAARAAQEAFPAWAATPVAERAALLRAVTERLMKLQADLVPLIIAETGATATVGSRMQVPVAIERFERYARDAGKNLGIALPPSPVASTPLAPGALMGAYVNRQPVGAVACISPYNFPLTNIAGKIAPALAVGCTVVVKPAPQDPLAILVLGEIMRDVGFPPGVVNVVTSAAVAPAVALTETHDIDMVSFTGSTAAGKAIYQAGGATMKRMLLELGGKGAAVVFDDANMDLAVTAIGSVYAFHSGQICTAPTRAIVHRSRYQELVDRLAAMAGALPVGDPLSEDTIVGPLISAAQRDRVEAYVGAGADEGAEIVVDGRNPANVERGFYVAPTLLASCTAEMKPVREEIFGPVVVVVPFDDDDEAVAIANSTDFGLYDYVFTADSEKGFRTAGRLRSGNVGINTAQRNMEAPFGGFKMSGIGRDGGDFGLLAYTEMQSVMWPG from the coding sequence ATGGCCGACTGGTCCGACCACGAATGGAAGCTGCTGATCGGCGGCGAACTCGTCGACGGTGGGAACGGAACGTCCGCGATCGTGAACCCGGCCACCGAAGCGGTCGTGGGACTCGCGCCCGAGGCATCCGTCGACCAGGCGCTCGACGCGGCCCGCGCCGCGCAGGAGGCGTTCCCGGCATGGGCCGCTACTCCTGTTGCCGAGCGCGCCGCGCTGCTGCGCGCGGTCACCGAGCGTCTCATGAAGCTGCAAGCCGACCTCGTGCCCTTGATCATCGCCGAGACCGGTGCCACGGCCACCGTCGGCTCGCGGATGCAGGTGCCGGTCGCGATCGAGCGATTCGAGCGCTACGCGCGTGACGCCGGCAAGAACCTCGGAATCGCCCTCCCGCCGTCGCCGGTGGCGTCCACGCCGCTCGCGCCGGGTGCGCTCATGGGCGCGTACGTGAACCGCCAACCGGTGGGAGCGGTCGCGTGCATCTCGCCCTACAACTTCCCGCTCACCAACATCGCCGGGAAGATCGCACCCGCGCTCGCGGTGGGTTGCACCGTCGTGGTGAAGCCCGCGCCGCAGGACCCTCTGGCGATCCTCGTGCTCGGGGAGATCATGCGCGACGTGGGGTTCCCGCCGGGTGTCGTGAACGTGGTCACGTCGGCCGCCGTGGCACCCGCGGTGGCCCTCACCGAGACGCACGACATCGACATGGTGTCGTTCACCGGCTCCACCGCCGCGGGGAAGGCGATCTACCAGGCGGGTGGCGCCACGATGAAGCGGATGTTGCTCGAGCTCGGCGGTAAGGGCGCGGCGGTGGTGTTCGACGATGCCAACATGGACCTTGCCGTCACCGCGATCGGGAGCGTGTACGCGTTCCACAGCGGGCAGATCTGCACCGCGCCGACGCGAGCGATCGTTCACCGCAGCCGCTACCAGGAGCTGGTCGACCGGCTCGCGGCGATGGCTGGCGCGCTCCCGGTTGGCGATCCGCTGTCGGAGGACACGATCGTGGGTCCGCTGATCTCGGCGGCGCAGCGCGACCGCGTGGAGGCCTACGTCGGCGCGGGTGCCGACGAAGGTGCTGAGATCGTCGTCGACGGACGCAATCCCGCCAACGTCGAGCGCGGCTTCTACGTGGCGCCCACGCTGCTCGCGTCGTGCACCGCGGAGATGAAGCCGGTGCGCGAAGAGATCTTCGGTCCGGTCGTGGTGGTCGTTCCGTTCGACGACGACGACGAAGCCGTCGCGATCGCGAACAGCACCGACTTCGGGCTCTACGACTACGTGTTCACCGCGGACAGCGAGAAGGGCTTCCGCACCGCCGGCCGCCTGCGCTCCGGGAACGTCGGCATCAACACCGCGCAGCGCAACATGGAAGCGCCGTTCGGCGGGTTCAAGATGAGCGGCATCGGCCGCGACGGCGGCGACTTCGGACTGCTCGCCTACACCGAGATGCAGTCTGTCATGTGGCCCGGATGA
- a CDS encoding pyridoxamine 5'-phosphate oxidase family protein, with protein sequence MSVRLTPEEAWDVLARAHTGILTTLRRDGMPISLPMWFVAIDRTICISAPSRTKKLSRVRKDPRASFLVESGERWAELEAVHLTGRIETVTDEAEMTRIADALDVKYAAFRTAPTEMSQATRDHYAGRTYLRLVPDERILSWDNRKLGLT encoded by the coding sequence ATGAGCGTTCGGTTGACTCCGGAGGAGGCGTGGGACGTGCTCGCACGCGCACACACGGGAATCCTCACGACGTTGCGGCGCGACGGGATGCCGATCTCGTTACCGATGTGGTTCGTCGCGATCGACCGCACGATCTGCATCAGCGCGCCCTCGCGCACGAAGAAGCTCTCCCGCGTGCGGAAGGACCCGCGCGCGTCGTTCCTGGTGGAATCTGGGGAGCGGTGGGCCGAGCTCGAAGCGGTCCATCTCACCGGCCGGATCGAGACGGTGACCGACGAGGCGGAGATGACGCGGATCGCCGATGCCCTCGACGTGAAGTACGCGGCGTTCCGAACTGCGCCCACCGAGATGTCGCAGGCCACACGCGACCACTACGCCGGGCGCACATATCTGCGGCTGGTGCCCGACGAGCGGATCCTCTCCTGGGACAACCGGAAGCTGGGTCTCACGTGA
- a CDS encoding amidohydrolase family protein: MLDEVIRGGTVVDGTGAPGVVADVGIRDGRVVAIGKIHEEAAREIDATGCIVAPGFVDPHTHYDAQLMWDPTASPSSLHGVTTVVGGNCGFALAPLRAGDDDYLRRMMAKVEGMPLPALEHGSDWQWETFAQFLDRFEGGIAVNAGFLAGHCAIRRYVMGTDAIGNEASPEQIAAMRAELAQALEAGALGFSFTQSSSHSDGDGQPVASRWSTSEELVAMCEETGAHPGTTLEGIVQGCLDQFSDDEIELLGTLSAAADRPLNWNVLTIDSREPDRVPRQLGAGDRAVELGGRLVALTMPVGVPMNMSFLTFCAIWLLPGWQEVMGNPVPERIKRLSDPDTRVWLLERSLSQEAGVFRRLADWGDYRLGDVYSPENEPLRGRVVGEIAAERGKSNFGTLLDIVIADDLRTVLWPVPKDDDGASWEMRRQVWNDPRAMIGGSDAGAHLDRMCGAPYTTRFLADCLRGRQLVSLERAVQLITSAPASLFGLRDRGVLREGAIADIVVFDPATVDSEEATLVRDLPGESARLTAGSVGIARVLVNGTAIVEDGKPTGATPGTVLRSGRDTETVTAR; this comes from the coding sequence TTGCTCGATGAAGTCATCAGAGGCGGCACCGTCGTCGACGGCACGGGCGCGCCGGGCGTCGTCGCCGACGTCGGGATCCGAGACGGCCGCGTCGTCGCGATCGGGAAGATCCACGAGGAAGCGGCACGCGAGATCGACGCCACCGGGTGCATCGTCGCTCCCGGTTTCGTCGACCCCCATACGCACTACGACGCCCAACTCATGTGGGACCCCACCGCGAGCCCGTCGAGCTTGCACGGCGTCACCACCGTCGTCGGCGGCAACTGCGGGTTCGCGCTCGCACCGCTCCGCGCGGGCGACGACGACTACCTCCGCCGCATGATGGCGAAGGTCGAGGGCATGCCCCTCCCGGCGCTCGAACACGGCTCCGACTGGCAGTGGGAGACCTTCGCCCAGTTCCTCGACCGCTTCGAAGGCGGCATCGCGGTGAACGCGGGCTTCCTCGCCGGCCATTGCGCGATCCGTCGCTACGTGATGGGCACCGACGCGATCGGCAACGAAGCCTCGCCCGAGCAGATCGCGGCGATGCGCGCTGAGCTCGCGCAGGCCCTCGAAGCCGGCGCGCTCGGTTTCTCGTTCACGCAGTCGTCCTCGCACAGCGACGGCGACGGCCAACCGGTCGCGAGCCGCTGGTCCACATCCGAAGAACTGGTCGCGATGTGCGAGGAGACGGGCGCGCACCCCGGCACCACGCTCGAGGGCATCGTGCAGGGCTGCCTCGACCAGTTCTCCGACGACGAGATCGAACTGCTCGGCACGCTCAGCGCGGCGGCCGACCGTCCGCTCAACTGGAACGTGCTCACCATCGACTCGCGTGAGCCCGACCGCGTTCCGCGCCAACTCGGCGCCGGCGACCGCGCCGTAGAGCTCGGCGGTCGCCTCGTCGCGCTCACCATGCCGGTCGGCGTGCCGATGAACATGAGCTTCCTCACCTTCTGCGCGATCTGGCTCCTGCCCGGCTGGCAGGAGGTCATGGGAAATCCGGTGCCCGAGCGGATCAAGCGACTGTCCGACCCCGACACGCGGGTGTGGCTGCTCGAGCGGTCGTTGTCGCAGGAAGCGGGAGTGTTCCGGCGCCTCGCCGACTGGGGCGACTACCGCCTCGGCGACGTGTACTCCCCCGAGAACGAACCCCTGCGCGGGCGAGTGGTGGGCGAGATCGCAGCCGAGCGCGGCAAGTCGAATTTCGGCACGCTGCTCGACATCGTGATCGCCGACGACCTGCGCACCGTGTTGTGGCCGGTCCCGAAGGACGACGACGGCGCGTCGTGGGAAATGCGCCGCCAGGTGTGGAACGACCCGCGCGCGATGATCGGCGGCTCTGACGCCGGCGCGCACCTCGACCGCATGTGTGGCGCGCCCTACACGACGCGCTTTCTCGCCGACTGTCTGCGCGGCCGCCAGCTCGTCAGCCTCGAGCGCGCGGTGCAGCTCATCACCAGCGCGCCCGCCTCGCTGTTCGGCTTGCGCGACCGTGGCGTGCTCCGCGAGGGGGCAATCGCCGACATCGTGGTGTTCGACCCGGCAACGGTCGACTCCGAGGAAGCCACCCTCGTGCGCGACCTGCCCGGCGAATCCGCGCGCCTCACCGCGGGATCCGTCGGCATCGCGCGCGTGCTGGTGAACGGCACCGCGATCGTCGAAGACGGCAAGCCCACCGGCGCCACCCCCGGAACGGTGCTCCGTTCGGGGCGCGACACCGAAACCGTTACTGCACGGTAG
- a CDS encoding CoA transferase, with the protein MNDTRRGPLAGTKVVETAIYMAGPYAGMMLADLGADVIKVEGEKGDPFRRYGRPTTPFSAVFANCNRSKRGVVLDLKDPSGRSALLELLAESDVFLVNWRAGVAESLGLSDDVLEATNPRLVRCFVTGFGPDGPLASEPAFDTVLQGLSGLTDAIKGSDGQPALIPGYPVDKLVAMMATQAILASLFEREHTGTGNRIEVPMLDVAAYINFADLFTNRVFLDHQPDVAQNLQATAIRPVRALDGWIVCAPVTSPQIAATFRALGHPEWTDHVLGQPNQPALVAAMFDTVERATRELTVDDALACFREADVPAARCITMDEHLVEPQVEHAQLYRVDDWPGFGRVRTVRYPATFGTWGHVAADGVAPALGEHTDAVLA; encoded by the coding sequence ATGAACGACACACGGCGTGGCCCACTAGCGGGAACGAAAGTCGTCGAGACCGCCATCTACATGGCGGGCCCTTACGCGGGAATGATGCTGGCCGACCTCGGCGCCGACGTGATCAAGGTCGAGGGCGAGAAGGGCGATCCGTTCCGCAGGTACGGGCGGCCCACCACTCCCTTCAGCGCGGTCTTCGCCAACTGCAACCGGTCGAAGCGCGGCGTCGTGCTCGACCTCAAGGATCCGTCGGGACGCAGCGCGCTGCTCGAGTTGCTCGCGGAGAGCGACGTGTTCCTCGTGAACTGGCGCGCGGGCGTGGCCGAGTCTCTCGGACTGTCCGACGACGTGCTCGAAGCGACGAATCCCCGCCTCGTGCGATGCTTCGTCACCGGGTTCGGTCCCGACGGACCGCTCGCCTCCGAGCCCGCGTTCGACACGGTGCTCCAGGGCCTGAGCGGCCTCACGGACGCCATCAAGGGCAGCGACGGACAGCCCGCGCTGATCCCCGGATATCCGGTCGACAAGCTCGTCGCGATGATGGCAACCCAGGCGATCCTGGCAAGCCTGTTCGAACGCGAGCACACCGGCACGGGCAATCGCATCGAGGTTCCGATGCTCGACGTCGCCGCCTACATCAACTTCGCCGACCTGTTCACCAACCGGGTCTTCCTCGACCATCAACCCGACGTCGCGCAGAACCTCCAGGCCACCGCGATCCGTCCTGTCCGCGCGCTCGACGGTTGGATCGTGTGCGCGCCGGTCACGTCACCGCAGATCGCCGCGACGTTCCGTGCCCTCGGCCACCCCGAATGGACCGATCACGTTCTCGGCCAACCGAACCAGCCGGCGCTTGTTGCCGCGATGTTCGACACCGTCGAACGGGCCACGCGCGAGCTCACCGTCGATGATGCGCTCGCGTGCTTCCGCGAGGCCGACGTCCCCGCCGCGCGGTGCATCACGATGGACGAGCACCTCGTCGAACCCCAGGTAGAACACGCGCAGCTCTACCGCGTGGACGACTGGCCCGGTTTCGGCCGTGTCCGCACGGTCCGTTACCCGGCGACCTTTGGCACCTGGGGCCATGTCGCCGCCGACGGCGTCGCTCCCGCGCTCGGCGAGCACACCGACGCCGTCCTGGCCTAG
- a CDS encoding nitroreductase/quinone reductase family protein, with amino-acid sequence MPREPQPNEPFDEPPFDQISGISRMHVQAMETMDDDMVWIGAGMHQVIIYTVGRKSGNEHKVAVPVWYDDDGHRIVVASYAGNEMHPHWYLNLADRNANPEVRVKAQDHEFWADAQILDGADYEEIWAAITEDRAYYANYQTRTDRKLPLVRLVELRPV; translated from the coding sequence ATGCCGCGCGAACCTCAGCCGAACGAGCCGTTCGACGAACCGCCGTTCGATCAGATCTCCGGTATCAGCCGCATGCACGTGCAGGCGATGGAGACGATGGACGACGACATGGTGTGGATCGGCGCCGGCATGCACCAGGTGATCATCTACACGGTCGGTCGCAAGAGCGGAAACGAGCACAAGGTGGCGGTGCCGGTCTGGTACGACGACGACGGCCATCGCATCGTGGTGGCGTCGTACGCCGGCAACGAAATGCACCCGCACTGGTACCTCAACCTGGCTGACAGGAACGCGAACCCGGAGGTGCGGGTGAAGGCGCAGGATCACGAGTTCTGGGCCGACGCGCAGATCCTCGACGGTGCGGACTACGAGGAGATCTGGGCAGCAATCACTGAGGATCGTGCGTACTACGCGAACTATCAGACCCGCACCGACCGCAAGTTGCCGCTGGTGCGCCTGGTCGAGCTACGCCCGGTCTGA
- a CDS encoding Calx-beta domain-containing protein has product MRRRRTVWAASAGLLAVSVGLWVVPASGATNATLAISDVAANEGQAGTSTFSFTVALSGSARGTISVTYATSSGSATSPGDFTDRSGTLVLSKRQRTARVNVSVVGDTTVEADEQFSVRLSNAAGATIARAVGVGTILNDDVTPLPGDPVIAAAGDIACDPTSSAYNGGQGTATECRQLATSDLLVNGTDAAVLLLGDNQYENGALVKYQQSYETSWGRVKANTRPVPGNHDYGTTGAAGYYDYFGTAAGDRTKGYYSFDVGAWHLVALNSNCAAIGGCAAGSAQEQWLRADLSAHPAACTLAFWHHPRFSSGLHGSDASTAALWQALYDANADVVLNGHDHDYERFAPQNPSGVADGARGVRQFVVGSGGRSHYATGTPKPNSEVRDSTSFGILRLTLRANGYEWAFRPAVGTFTDNGTGACH; this is encoded by the coding sequence ATGAGGCGGCGGCGAACTGTGTGGGCGGCAAGCGCCGGGCTGCTCGCGGTGTCAGTCGGCCTTTGGGTCGTCCCGGCGTCGGGCGCGACCAACGCCACGCTGGCGATCTCCGACGTCGCCGCGAACGAGGGACAGGCCGGCACCTCGACCTTCAGCTTCACGGTGGCCTTGTCGGGTTCGGCTCGGGGCACGATCAGCGTCACATACGCGACCTCCTCGGGTTCAGCGACCTCGCCCGGCGACTTCACCGACCGGAGCGGGACACTGGTGCTGTCGAAGCGTCAGCGCACCGCGCGGGTGAACGTCTCGGTGGTGGGCGATACGACGGTCGAAGCCGACGAGCAGTTCTCCGTGCGGTTGTCGAACGCAGCCGGGGCGACCATCGCACGAGCCGTCGGCGTCGGCACCATTCTCAACGACGATGTCACGCCGCTCCCGGGCGACCCGGTTATCGCGGCAGCCGGCGATATCGCGTGCGATCCCACCTCCAGCGCGTACAACGGCGGGCAGGGCACGGCGACCGAGTGTCGCCAGCTCGCCACCTCCGACCTGCTCGTCAACGGAACCGACGCGGCAGTGCTGCTCCTCGGCGACAACCAGTACGAGAACGGCGCGCTCGTCAAGTACCAGCAGTCGTACGAGACATCGTGGGGACGCGTGAAGGCGAACACGCGCCCGGTTCCGGGCAACCACGACTACGGCACCACGGGCGCCGCCGGTTACTACGACTACTTCGGCACGGCGGCCGGCGATCGCACGAAGGGCTATTACAGCTTCGACGTCGGCGCGTGGCACCTCGTCGCGTTGAACTCGAACTGCGCCGCGATCGGTGGCTGCGCCGCGGGCTCCGCCCAGGAGCAGTGGCTGCGTGCCGACCTGAGCGCGCATCCTGCAGCCTGCACCCTCGCCTTCTGGCACCACCCCCGGTTCTCGTCCGGTCTGCACGGCAGCGATGCCAGTACCGCCGCGCTGTGGCAAGCCCTCTATGACGCGAATGCCGACGTCGTGCTCAACGGCCACGACCACGACTACGAGCGCTTTGCGCCCCAGAACCCGAGTGGCGTTGCGGACGGCGCTCGCGGCGTCCGCCAGTTCGTAGTCGGCAGCGGCGGTCGCTCCCATTACGCCACCGGCACCCCGAAGCCGAACAGCGAGGTTCGTGACTCGACGAGCTTCGGCATCTTGCGGTTGACCTTGCGCGCGAACGGCTATGAGTGGGCGTTCCGGCCGGCGGTCGGCACGTTCACCGACAACGGCACGGGCGCCTGCCACTGA
- a CDS encoding amidohydrolase family protein: MAHIPLIISVDDHVVEPPDLWTSRLPEKYLDRGPRVERDSAIFHFEGGNFTFEKGVDGGEPCDWWLYDDLVYPFPKLSAAVGFPELDVTPTTFDEIRAGCWKQPERLADMDANHTEASICFPNTLPRFCGQTFYERADHDLALLCVQAYNDWLIDEWCAGDGKRRLIPLSLLPLWDVDLCVKEIQRCANKGSFAVTFPENPFPLGLPSIHDKNRHWDPVFAACQDSGTVVCMHIGSSSKMPTTSPDAPFIVSSTLTFSNAMGSMVDYIFSGTLERFPELTLAYSEGQVGWMPYVMERMDKLWEERSANSFGTALPERPTSYVKRIYGCIFDDEIGLANRSVIGMDQICFETDYPHADSTFPHSKETAEKICSEAGLNEEETYKFIRGNAIRAFGLERFGITK, translated from the coding sequence ATGGCCCACATCCCGCTGATCATCTCCGTCGACGACCACGTCGTCGAACCACCCGACCTCTGGACCTCCCGGCTCCCCGAGAAGTACCTCGACCGCGGACCTCGCGTCGAGCGCGACAGCGCGATCTTCCATTTCGAAGGCGGCAACTTCACGTTCGAGAAGGGCGTCGACGGTGGCGAGCCCTGCGACTGGTGGCTCTACGACGACCTCGTGTACCCGTTCCCGAAGCTGTCGGCCGCGGTGGGCTTCCCCGAGCTCGACGTCACGCCCACCACGTTCGACGAGATCCGGGCCGGTTGCTGGAAGCAGCCCGAGCGGCTCGCCGACATGGACGCCAACCACACCGAGGCGTCGATCTGCTTCCCCAACACGCTCCCCCGCTTCTGCGGGCAGACGTTCTACGAGCGCGCCGACCACGACCTCGCGCTGCTGTGCGTGCAGGCCTACAACGACTGGCTGATCGACGAGTGGTGCGCGGGTGACGGCAAGCGCCGGCTCATCCCGCTGTCGTTGCTGCCGCTCTGGGACGTCGACCTCTGCGTGAAGGAAATCCAGCGTTGCGCGAACAAGGGCAGCTTCGCCGTCACCTTCCCGGAGAACCCGTTCCCGCTCGGCCTGCCTTCGATCCACGACAAGAACCGGCACTGGGATCCGGTGTTCGCCGCGTGCCAAGACAGCGGCACCGTCGTGTGCATGCACATCGGCTCGAGCTCGAAGATGCCCACCACGTCACCCGACGCGCCGTTCATCGTGAGCTCCACGCTCACGTTCTCGAACGCAATGGGTTCGATGGTCGACTACATCTTCTCCGGCACGCTGGAGCGCTTCCCGGAGCTCACCCTCGCGTACAGCGAGGGGCAGGTCGGTTGGATGCCCTACGTGATGGAGCGAATGGACAAGCTGTGGGAGGAGCGCAGCGCGAACTCCTTCGGCACCGCACTCCCGGAGCGGCCGACGAGCTACGTCAAGCGGATCTACGGCTGCATCTTCGACGACGAGATCGGCCTCGCCAACCGCAGTGTGATCGGCATGGACCAGATCTGCTTCGAGACCGACTACCCACACGCCGACTCCACGTTCCCGCACTCCAAGGAGACCGCCGAGAAGATCTGCTCCGAGGCCGGGCTGAACGAGGAAGAGACCTACAAGTTCATCCGTGGCAACGCGATCCGCGCCTTCGGTCTCGAACGCTTCGGCATTACGAAGTAG
- a CDS encoding CoA transferase, with the protein MADQKAPMLDGIRVIECSLLGPAAITSHLVDFGAEVIKVEAPSGDYVRQMTWPMVNDISLMHLHLNRGKQSLVLDLKVPEAIQVFEALVRESHVVIEAMRPGFLEKRGLGYARLRELNPAIVMCTISGYGATGPYRDLPSHGIAFDAWAGTLQPVVDDEGFCHIPDQANIGITAGPAFGAIGILAALVRAEKTGEGGNMEIAQSDAAAYFDWYRIETWKGYDERPDTEVTGNPSDDYERRAPGLGGMWEGVRYQYYEAADGHILFMASEQAFWKNFCEGVDRMDLFERWPGKRIADHARGNKELQVILRDIFKTRTINEWIAFADKHNTTIAPANTPRTVRDDPQFQDRFRWTTREQTSAEELLFPLHVEGEELPVPMMAPTVGEHTDEVLTRVLGYDADRLAKVRATGALG; encoded by the coding sequence ATGGCTGACCAGAAGGCACCCATGCTCGATGGGATTCGCGTGATCGAGTGTTCGTTGCTCGGTCCGGCGGCGATCACGTCGCACCTCGTCGACTTCGGTGCTGAAGTGATCAAGGTCGAGGCGCCGTCGGGCGACTACGTGCGGCAGATGACGTGGCCGATGGTCAACGACATCTCGCTCATGCACCTGCACCTCAACCGGGGCAAGCAGTCGTTGGTGCTCGACCTGAAGGTGCCGGAGGCGATCCAGGTGTTCGAGGCGCTGGTGCGCGAGTCGCACGTCGTCATCGAGGCGATGCGTCCCGGGTTTCTCGAGAAGCGCGGGCTCGGCTACGCGCGCCTGCGCGAGCTCAACCCCGCAATCGTGATGTGCACGATCTCCGGCTATGGCGCCACCGGCCCGTACCGCGACCTTCCCAGCCACGGCATCGCGTTCGACGCGTGGGCGGGCACGCTGCAACCGGTCGTCGACGACGAGGGCTTCTGCCACATCCCCGACCAGGCGAACATCGGCATCACCGCGGGCCCCGCCTTCGGCGCGATCGGCATCCTCGCCGCACTCGTGCGCGCGGAGAAGACCGGCGAAGGCGGCAACATGGAGATCGCGCAGTCCGACGCCGCCGCGTACTTCGACTGGTACCGCATCGAGACGTGGAAGGGCTACGACGAGCGTCCCGACACCGAGGTCACCGGTAACCCGTCGGACGACTACGAGCGGCGGGCCCCGGGCCTCGGCGGCATGTGGGAGGGCGTGCGCTACCAGTACTACGAGGCGGCCGACGGGCACATCCTGTTCATGGCATCAGAGCAGGCGTTTTGGAAGAACTTCTGCGAAGGCGTCGACCGGATGGATCTCTTCGAGAGGTGGCCCGGCAAACGCATCGCCGATCACGCTCGCGGCAACAAGGAGCTCCAGGTCATCCTGCGCGACATCTTCAAGACGCGCACGATCAACGAGTGGATCGCGTTTGCCGACAAGCACAACACGACGATCGCGCCGGCGAACACACCGCGAACCGTGCGCGACGACCCGCAGTTCCAGGACCGCTTTCGGTGGACGACGCGCGAGCAGACCAGCGCGGAGGAACTTCTCTTCCCGTTACACGTCGAAGGCGAAGAGCTCCCGGTCCCGATGATGGCACCGACCGTGGGCGAGCACACCGACGAGGTCCTCACCCGCGTGCTCGGCTACGACGCCGACCGGCTCGCGAAGGTGAGGGCGACCGGCGCGCTGGGGTAG
- a CDS encoding polysaccharide deacetylase family protein — protein sequence MQLALTVDVEARPHPCVDGNFRAMVDALLDAGAPATLFVQGGWVEERATDDELAALQADGMVVGLHGHTHRAFTELSADEIGVELASSEAALTDRGITPVRPLFRFPYLAGNTDVFVLETVRALGWRHVDCHAIAYDWETALRDEPVRVAANAIRDVEARRTAGEECAIVLLHSWPDPTPATVRILLDYARTRDDELVAVTDLPRDAWDAPT from the coding sequence ATGCAGCTGGCACTCACCGTCGACGTCGAAGCTCGGCCCCATCCGTGTGTCGACGGCAATTTCCGGGCGATGGTCGACGCGCTCCTGGACGCGGGCGCACCGGCCACCTTGTTCGTGCAAGGCGGCTGGGTGGAGGAGCGGGCCACCGACGACGAGCTTGCCGCGCTCCAGGCTGACGGCATGGTGGTTGGCCTGCACGGGCACACGCACCGGGCGTTCACGGAGCTGTCGGCCGACGAGATCGGCGTCGAGCTCGCGAGCTCGGAGGCGGCGCTCACGGACCGCGGGATCACGCCCGTCCGACCGTTGTTCCGCTTCCCGTATCTCGCGGGGAACACCGACGTGTTCGTCCTCGAGACGGTCCGAGCACTCGGCTGGCGACACGTCGACTGCCACGCGATCGCGTACGACTGGGAGACCGCGTTGCGCGACGAGCCCGTACGCGTCGCCGCCAACGCGATCCGGGATGTGGAGGCGCGACGCACCGCCGGCGAGGAGTGCGCGATCGTGCTCCTGCACAGCTGGCCTGATCCAACTCCCGCGACCGTCCGCATCCTGCTCGACTACGCGCGCACGCGCGACGACGAGCTCGTGGCCGTAACCGACCTTCCCCGCGACGCATGGGACGCGCCGACATGA